A window of Rhodobium gokarnense contains these coding sequences:
- a CDS encoding lipoprotein-releasing ABC transporter permease subunit, which translates to MLAWRYLRARRREAFISVIAGFSFFGIMLGVATLIIVMAVMNGFRTELLDKILGVNGHFLVQPIDGELTDYADVTARLDMVDGVVFSMPYVEGQALVSGPAGAFGALVRGVRQVDLERLPLVGGTVIAGSLENFDTGKGIAVGARLARSMGVAVGDQVTIVTPRGNATPLGVTPRVKAYPVAAVFEVGMSEYDNTLVFMPFAQAQLYFNQEGRATAIDIFVDDPDAVGEMRPTVEKAAGRPTFIVDWRQRNTTFFSALEVERNVMFLILTLIVLVAALNIISGLIMLVKDKGSDIAILRTMGATRGAIMRVFFITGAAIGTLGTLAGFLLGVVVCANIESIRQFTAWLTSTELFSPELYFLAEMPADMDNGETVTVVVMALVLCFLATLYPAWRAARLDPVEALRYE; encoded by the coding sequence ATGCTGGCCTGGCGCTATCTGCGCGCCCGCCGCCGCGAGGCGTTCATCTCCGTCATCGCCGGCTTTTCCTTCTTTGGCATCATGCTGGGCGTCGCCACCCTGATCATCGTCATGGCGGTGATGAACGGGTTCCGCACCGAACTCCTCGACAAGATCCTCGGCGTCAACGGCCATTTCCTCGTCCAGCCGATCGACGGTGAACTGACCGACTATGCCGACGTCACCGCCCGGCTCGACATGGTCGACGGGGTGGTCTTTTCCATGCCCTATGTGGAGGGCCAGGCGCTCGTCTCCGGCCCCGCCGGCGCCTTCGGCGCGCTGGTCCGCGGCGTGCGCCAGGTCGATCTGGAACGGCTGCCGCTCGTCGGCGGCACGGTGATCGCCGGCTCGCTGGAGAATTTCGACACTGGCAAGGGCATTGCCGTCGGCGCCCGGCTCGCCCGCTCCATGGGCGTTGCCGTCGGCGACCAGGTGACCATCGTCACCCCGCGCGGCAACGCCACACCGCTCGGCGTCACGCCGCGGGTCAAGGCCTATCCCGTCGCCGCCGTCTTCGAGGTCGGCATGTCGGAATACGACAACACCCTCGTCTTCATGCCGTTCGCCCAGGCCCAGCTCTACTTCAACCAGGAGGGCCGGGCGACCGCGATCGACATCTTCGTCGACGACCCGGACGCCGTCGGCGAGATGCGCCCGACCGTGGAAAAGGCGGCCGGCCGGCCGACCTTCATCGTCGACTGGCGCCAGCGCAACACCACCTTCTTTTCCGCCCTTGAGGTGGAGCGCAACGTGATGTTCCTGATCCTGACGCTGATCGTGCTCGTTGCCGCGCTCAACATCATCTCCGGCCTCATCATGCTGGTGAAGGACAAGGGCAGCGACATCGCCATCCTGCGCACGATGGGCGCCACCAGAGGCGCCATCATGCGCGTCTTCTTCATCACAGGCGCGGCCATCGGCACGCTCGGCACGCTCGCCGGCTTCCTGCTCGGCGTCGTCGTCTGCGCCAACATCGAATCGATCCGCCAGTTCACCGCCTGGCTGACCAGCACGGAGCTGTTCTCGCCGGAGCTCTATTTCCTCGCCGAGATGCCGGCCGACATGGACAATGGCGAGACGGTCACGGTCGTCGTCATGGCGCTGGTGCTCTGCTTCCTGGCAACCCTCTATCCGGCCTGGCGCGCCGCCCGCCTCGATCCCGTCGAAGCGCTTCGCTACGAGTAG
- a CDS encoding ABC transporter ATP-binding protein, with amino-acid sequence MTDTAPFADRPPTLQLSGVQRTYREGEGRLDVLTGADLEIAAGELVALVAPSGAGKSTLLHIAGLLERPDEGEVYINGTACGSLRDADRTRIRRLDIGFVYQFHHLLPEFTAVENLVLPQMICGLSRAEAATRAEQLLAYMRLKDRGDHRPAELSGGERQRVAIARAVVNAPRLVLADEPTGNLDPRTSAHVFDALAALVRATGLAALIATHNLELAGRMDRRITLQEGRVVEI; translated from the coding sequence ATGACCGACACAGCCCCCTTTGCCGACCGGCCGCCGACCTTGCAGCTTTCCGGCGTTCAGCGCACCTATCGCGAAGGCGAGGGGCGGCTCGACGTCCTCACCGGGGCCGACCTTGAGATCGCCGCCGGCGAACTGGTCGCGCTGGTCGCCCCGTCCGGCGCCGGCAAGTCGACGCTTCTGCACATCGCCGGTCTTCTGGAGCGGCCCGACGAGGGCGAGGTCTATATCAACGGCACCGCCTGCGGCTCCTTGCGCGATGCCGACCGCACCCGCATCCGCCGCCTCGACATCGGCTTCGTCTACCAGTTTCACCATCTGCTGCCGGAGTTCACGGCGGTCGAGAATCTCGTCCTGCCGCAGATGATCTGCGGCCTGTCGCGCGCCGAAGCGGCGACCCGGGCCGAACAGCTTCTCGCCTATATGCGGCTGAAGGATCGCGGCGACCATCGTCCGGCCGAGCTTTCCGGCGGCGAGCGCCAGCGGGTGGCGATCGCCCGCGCGGTCGTCAATGCGCCGCGGCTGGTGCTGGCCGATGAGCCGACCGGCAACCTCGACCCGCGCACCTCGGCCCATGTCTTCGACGCGCTGGCCGCCCTTGTCCGTGCCACCGGCCTTGCCGCGTTGATCGCCACCCATAACCTGGAGCTCGCCGGCCGCATGGACCGGCGCATCACGCTCCAGGAGGGAAGGGTGGTCGAGATCTAG
- a CDS encoding sensor domain-containing diguanylate cyclase, whose translation MHPLANFSEVLRRFLRHRSSVDFRALVESSMDIVVQVGSDHRLIYVSPSVTAVLGWTPEEMREHPERLAVKDEMFWLVDRGERILRGEISSSRKTFRTVAKDGTLKWLDGCAHVIKDAGAGKELNIVLTLRDVTCEKLEEQEVRQLAATDVLTGLANRRSFDEALEGSWRNALRSGSQLSLLLLDLDRFKGLNDRYGHQVGDDCLRTVSATLVKAGARRRRDLAARYGGEELAVILPDTGSADAIAVAEHVRKAIEDLGLPNEDNTSGKGLVTASIGVATVLARSGGTMCTPEGLLMAADNALYKAKSEGRNRVVSTMLLAPTRAATG comes from the coding sequence ATGCACCCTCTCGCCAATTTCTCGGAAGTATTGAGGCGTTTTTTACGACATCGGTCTTCCGTCGATTTTCGCGCATTGGTCGAGTCGAGCATGGATATTGTTGTCCAGGTTGGCAGCGACCACAGATTGATTTACGTCTCGCCCTCGGTTACTGCGGTCCTCGGATGGACGCCGGAAGAGATGCGGGAACACCCGGAACGCCTCGCCGTGAAAGACGAAATGTTCTGGCTGGTGGACCGCGGCGAACGGATCCTGAGGGGAGAGATTTCCAGCTCCCGCAAGACGTTCCGGACCGTTGCCAAGGACGGAACCCTGAAATGGCTGGACGGCTGCGCCCACGTCATCAAGGACGCCGGCGCCGGCAAGGAACTCAACATCGTCCTGACGCTGCGCGACGTGACCTGCGAGAAGCTTGAAGAGCAGGAGGTGCGCCAGCTCGCCGCGACCGACGTCCTGACGGGCCTCGCCAACCGGCGCTCCTTCGACGAGGCGCTGGAAGGGTCCTGGCGGAATGCGCTGCGCTCGGGCAGCCAGCTGTCGCTGCTGCTGCTCGACCTCGACCGGTTCAAGGGCCTCAACGATCGCTACGGCCACCAGGTCGGCGACGACTGCCTGCGGACCGTTTCGGCGACGCTGGTCAAGGCCGGGGCGCGGCGGCGGCGCGATCTTGCGGCGCGCTATGGCGGCGAGGAACTTGCCGTGATCCTGCCGGACACGGGCTCCGCCGACGCCATCGCGGTCGCCGAGCATGTGCGCAAGGCGATCGAGGATCTGGGCCTGCCGAACGAGGACAATACGTCCGGCAAAGGCTTGGTTACCGCCAGCATCGGGGTGGCCACGGTGCTCGCCCGCAGCGGCGGCACGATGTGCACGCCGGAAGGCCTCCTGATGGCCGCCGACAATGCGCTCTACAAGGCCAAGAGCGAGGGCCGGAACCGGGTCGTCAGCACCATGCTGCTGGCGCCGACACGGGCGGCAACGGGATAG